The Synechocystis sp. PCC 7509 genome includes a window with the following:
- the psbD gene encoding photosystem II D2 protein (photosystem q(a) protein) encodes MTIAVGSAPSRGIFDTVDDWLKRDRFVFVGWSGILLFPCAYMALGGWLTGTTFVTSWYTHGIASSYLEGANFLTVAVSTPADSMGHSLLFLWGPEAGWNFTRWCQLGGLWAFVALHGAFALIGFMLRQFEIARLVGIRPYNALAFSAPIAVFVSVFLMYPLGQSSWFFAPSFGVAAIFRFLLFFQGFHNWTLNPFHMMGVAGVLGGALLCAIHGATVENTLFEDSEQSNTFRAFNPTQAEETYSMVTANRFWSQIFGIAFSNKRWLHFFMLFVPVTGLWMSAVGVVGLALNLRAYDFVSQELRAAEDPEFETFYTKNILLNEGIRAWMAPQDQPHEQFQFPEEVLPRGNAL; translated from the coding sequence ATGACAATTGCAGTTGGTAGCGCACCGAGTCGCGGCATATTTGATACCGTAGACGACTGGTTAAAGCGCGACAGATTTGTATTTGTAGGCTGGAGCGGAATCCTACTATTCCCTTGCGCCTACATGGCTCTAGGCGGCTGGTTAACAGGGACAACCTTTGTCACCTCTTGGTATACTCACGGCATCGCTAGTTCCTACTTAGAAGGAGCAAACTTTCTGACCGTAGCGGTATCAACCCCCGCCGACAGCATGGGACACTCCTTGCTGTTTTTATGGGGACCAGAAGCTGGATGGAACTTTACCCGATGGTGTCAGCTAGGGGGACTATGGGCATTTGTCGCCCTGCACGGAGCCTTTGCCTTAATCGGATTTATGTTGCGTCAGTTTGAGATTGCCCGCTTGGTCGGGATTCGTCCTTACAACGCCCTAGCATTTAGCGCCCCGATTGCGGTATTTGTGAGTGTATTTCTCATGTATCCCTTGGGACAATCATCGTGGTTTTTCGCGCCATCCTTTGGGGTAGCAGCAATATTTAGATTCTTGCTATTTTTCCAAGGATTCCACAACTGGACACTTAACCCCTTCCACATGATGGGAGTAGCCGGAGTATTAGGAGGAGCGCTATTGTGTGCCATTCACGGCGCAACCGTAGAAAATACCTTGTTTGAGGATTCCGAGCAATCCAATACTTTCCGCGCCTTCAATCCCACTCAAGCGGAAGAAACCTACTCGATGGTCACGGCAAACCGTTTTTGGTCGCAAATATTTGGAATTGCCTTTTCCAACAAACGTTGGTTGCACTTCTTTATGTTGTTTGTACCCGTAACTGGATTGTGGATGAGTGCGGTGGGCGTAGTTGGTTTAGCCCTAAACTTACGCGCTTACGATTTCGTTAGCCAAGAATTACGGGCGGCGGAAGATCCAGAGTTTGAGACTTTTTACACCAAAAACATTTTGCTGAATGAAGGCATCCGCGCTTGGATGGCTCCTCAAGATCAGCCTCACGAACAATTCCAATTCCCTGAAGAGGTTCTACCACGGGGTAACGCTCTCTAA